A single genomic interval of Nostoc commune NIES-4072 harbors:
- a CDS encoding alpha-hydroxy acid oxidase, translating into MTVVPNDHRFLQPINLFEYEKLAKEHLSQITLDYYNSGAWDEITLRDNRAAFERLKLRPRVLVNVSDRNLTTSILGQPLQLPLLIAPMAFQCLAHPDGEIATALAAASAGVGMVLSTMATKSIEEVASACDNFSDSLRWFQLYIHKDRGLTRGLVEKAYKAGYKALCLTVDAPVLGQRERDRRNEFALPPDLHLANLATISGLDISHEKGESGLFTYFAQQLNPAVTWDDLEWLQSLSPLPLVIKGILRGDDAVRAVEYGAKAIVVSNHGGRQLDGAIASLNALAEIVAAVDGKIEVLLDGGIRRGTDILKALALGAKAVLIGRPILWGLAVAGQVGVSHVISLLQDELNLAMALSGCAKLQDIDPSLLILPRL; encoded by the coding sequence ATGACAGTTGTACCCAACGACCATCGTTTTCTTCAACCCATAAATCTGTTTGAGTACGAAAAGCTAGCAAAAGAGCATCTATCTCAAATCACGCTTGATTACTATAACAGTGGTGCTTGGGATGAAATCACACTACGGGATAATCGTGCTGCCTTTGAGAGATTAAAGTTGCGACCTCGTGTATTAGTCAATGTAAGCGATCGCAATCTAACCACCTCCATTTTAGGACAACCCCTGCAACTACCTTTATTAATTGCGCCGATGGCTTTTCAATGTCTAGCTCATCCAGATGGAGAAATTGCCACGGCTCTAGCTGCGGCATCAGCTGGTGTGGGTATGGTGTTAAGTACAATGGCCACAAAGAGTATTGAAGAAGTAGCCAGTGCATGTGATAATTTCTCGGATTCTCTGCGATGGTTCCAGCTTTACATCCATAAAGATCGGGGATTAACTCGTGGTTTAGTAGAAAAAGCTTATAAAGCAGGCTACAAAGCACTTTGTCTAACTGTAGATGCACCTGTTCTCGGACAGCGAGAAAGAGATAGACGTAACGAGTTTGCCCTACCCCCAGACTTACATCTGGCTAATCTCGCCACCATATCAGGGCTAGATATTTCCCATGAAAAAGGCGAATCTGGATTATTTACCTATTTTGCTCAACAGCTAAACCCAGCAGTAACTTGGGACGATTTGGAATGGTTACAATCTTTATCTCCACTACCTTTAGTCATCAAAGGAATTTTACGGGGAGATGATGCTGTTCGGGCTGTAGAATATGGAGCCAAAGCAATTGTTGTTTCCAATCATGGTGGCAGACAACTCGATGGTGCGATCGCTTCTTTAAACGCTCTAGCTGAAATAGTAGCAGCAGTGGATGGTAAAATAGAAGTACTGTTGGATGGAGGCATCCGTAGAGGCACAGACATTCTCAAAGCCCTGGCATTAGGAGCAAAAGCAGTACTGATCGGACGACCCATTTTGTGGGGACTAGCAGTAGCAGGACAAGTTGGTGTATCTCATGTCATATCACTGCTACAAGATGAGTTAAATCTGGCAATGGCACTTAGCGGCTGCGCCAAACTACAGGATATTGACCCTAGTTTATTGATCCTGCCACGCCTGTAA